Proteins from a genomic interval of Osmia bicornis bicornis chromosome 11, iOsmBic2.1, whole genome shotgun sequence:
- the LOC114873807 gene encoding altered inheritance of mitochondria protein 3 isoform X2: protein MRHGYGVRASAPFGLASHYKPSKQVRASLTSLRSADGGGAAAPTPEPTDRRDRRVDDSRGGFVLKARSDDPPARRKSLTEKSLKKGILSGLKIRKQRSTGDLEKRGTTGGGSIRSNASSASWMSTESSQSQASASVHTDSNASFVIEDEQMDASVTETYLGEWKNDKRTGFGISERSDGLRYEGEWFNNRKYGYGVTKFRDGTKEEGKYKNNVLITSQKKKHLFLIRSAKFRERIEAAVSAAQRASKIALQKADIAISRTATARGRAELADIAAEHAREDSELAQQTAKQFAPDFRQPGLERLRNREIPKYVPPPQDTVPGKSILHKTGSVDQPGSTPMKSSASAAEATSTTTTSATSTASNVMQSIRRASMKPQTSNQLPQNQLPQNQLTQNEIPNQVTPAQLVNQLPMSQLNQTTMGAQNPYQTQYPQSMAQNPVQQYPNSIPNQYQQASQFQTGQYAPQNQYPGQSSPYNQPPYQAINPPQVDQYLYQQQQPLGPQGYQNVQAYANQQTTVPNQYGPGQMNQYNSQQLYGQQQQPPPPQHQQTQIQQQYQPDGVADAQRPPSSTSIRRNSRVLSPQDRPGTIGQTLNDRLDHYKRPPSRDSSVDRYARAHSRLTGSRQPSIDKTVTNPPQDILDRSTRAPSAMRSGTPLNGSVVGSGTATPTYAASTSSQFEGALLKNRNLGQDILPSQGQPKRTESLYVTPGRGPTVSGGASGGGSGVSKAMPTPSVSLQRKKSLPDVAQPILLTATAPLSREEVSVLSSMRREEIRRQIDESERLRANPLLYLVSPQVKDWFSRQQLVMLVLFINISLALMFFKLLT, encoded by the exons ATGAGACACGGTTACGGGGTCAGGGCAAGTGCACCGTTCGGTTTGGCCAGCCATTACAAGCCATCGAAGCAAGTCAGGGCGTCCTTAACGTCGTTGAGGAGCGCGGATGGCGGGGGTGCAGCTGCGCCGACACCGGAACCAACAGACAGGAGGGATCGTCGCGTCGACGACAGCAGGGGTGGTTTTGTTTTGAAAGCTAGGAGCGACGATCCTCCCGCGCGCAGAAAGAGTCTCACCGAGAAGTCTTTGAAGAAAGGCATCCTTTCA GGTCTGAAGATTCGGAAACAGAGGAGTACCGGTGACCTGGAGAAACGTGGCACTACCGGTGGCGGAAGTATTAGAAGCAACGCCAGCTCGGCTTCCTGGATGTCGACGGAGAGCTCGCAAAGCCAAGCCTCGGCGTCTGTTCACACGGACAGCAACGCGTCTTTTGTCATCGAG GACGAGCAAATGGACGCGTCAGTAACGGAGACGTACCTTGGCGAGTGGAAGAACGACAAGAGGACAGGTTTCGGTATCTCGGAACGAAGCGACGGGCTGCGATACGAGGGCGAGTGGTTCAACAATCGAAAGTACGGTTACGGTGTGACCAAGTTTCGCGACGGCACCAAAGAGGAAGGCAAATACAAGAACAACGTGCTGATCACCAGCCAGAAAAAGAAGCACCTGTTTCTAATCAGATCGGCGAAGTTTCGCGAGAGGATAGAGGCGGCGGTAAGCGCGGCTCAAAGGGCCAGTAAGATCGCTCTTCAGAAAGCGGATATCGCGATCTCGAGAACGGCTACAGCTCGAGGAAGAGCCGAGTTGGCGGACATCGCGGCGGAGCACGCGAGAGAGGACTCGGAGCTGGCCCAACAGACGGCGAAGCAATTCGCTCCGGACTTTCGGCAGCCTGGCCTGGAACGGTTGCGGAACAGGGAGATACCCAAGTACGTGCCACCGCCCCAGGACACCGTGCCAGGAAAGAGTATCCTTCATAAAACGGGCAGCGTAGATCAGCCAGGTAGCACGCCCATGAAGAGTTCCGCCTCGGCTGCGGAAGCCACGTCTACGACTACCACCTCGGCCACCTCCACCGCCAGTAACGTGATGCAATCCATCAGGAGAGCGAGCATGAAACCGCAGACGTCCAATCAGCTGCCGCAGAATCAGTTGCCACAAAATCAACTGACTCAGAACGAAATACCTAATCAGGTGACCCCTGCTCAGTTGGTCAATCAGCTGCCCATGAGTCAGTTGAACCAGACCACCATGGGTGCTCAGAATCCCTACCAGACACAGTATCCTCAGTCGATGGCTCAGAATCCTGTTCAACAGTATCCTAACAGTATACCGAATCAGTATCAGCAAGCGAGCCAATTCCAAACCGGTCAGTACGCTCCTCAGAATCAGTATCCTGGCCAAAGTAGCCCGTACAATCAGCCGCCGTATCAAGCTATCAACCCGCCACAGGTTGATCAGTACTTGTATCAACAGCAACAGCCACTAGGGCCACAGGGCTATCAGAACGTGCAGGCTTATGCTAATCAACAG ACAACAGTACCGAATCAATATGGGCCAGGTCAGATGAATCAATACAATTCTCAGCAGCTGTATGGACAGCAACAACAACCACCGCCTCCGCAACATCAACAGACGCAAATTCAACAACAATATCAACCCGACGGTGTCGCAGATGCGCAACGACCACCGAGTTCCACGAGTATACGAAGAAACAGCAGGGTTCTTAGTCCCCAGGATCGACCGGGCACCATCGGGCAAACGTTAAACGACAG GCTAGATCATTACAAGAGGCCGCCCAGTCGTGATAGTTCGGTAGATCGTTACGCTAGAGCGCATTCCCGGTTGACTGGATCGAGACAGCCATCCATTGATAAAACCGTCACGAACCCACCCCAGGACATCCTCGACAG GTCAACGAGAGCACCAAGCGCGATGCGATCAGGTACACCGTTGAATGGATCGGTGGTTGGAAGTGGTACAGCGACGCCGACGTACGCCGCCTCGACTTCCAGTCAATTCGAAGGGGCGCTTCTGAAGAATCGTAACCTTGGACAAGACATTTTGCCGAGTCAAGGTCAGCCTAAACGTACGGAAAGCCTGTACGTAACACCGGGACGAGGACCGACCGTATCCGGTGGCGCAAGTGGTGGCGGGAGCGGCGTATCGAAG GCGATGCCCACGCCGTCGGTGTCCCTTCAACGGAAGAAATCGTTACCGGATGTGGCTCAGCCGATCCTGCTGACTGCGACGGCACCCTTGTCCAGGGAGGAAGTGAGCGTGTTGAGCAGCATGAGAAGGGAAGAAATTCGTAGACAGATCGACGAGAGCGAAAGGCTCAGGGCCAATCCTCTGCTCTACTTGGTCAGTCCTCAGGTTAAA GACTGGTTCTCGAGGCAGCAGCTAGTGATGCTGGTGCTCTTCATCAACATATCCTTAGCCCTGATGTTCTTcaaactgctgacgtag
- the LOC114873807 gene encoding uncharacterized protein LOC114873807 isoform X4: MLWSEPDEEEEALLCSPALMARRASESWIVSPPVEAMPTPSVSLQRKKSLPDVAQPILLTATAPLSREEVSVLSSMRREEIRRQIDESERLRANPLLYLVSPQVKDWFSRQQLVMLVLFINISLALMFFKLLT, encoded by the exons ATGTTGTGGTCGGAACCGGATGAGGAAGAAGAGGCGCTACTATGCAGCCCTGCTCTCATGGCCAGGCGAGCCTCGGAGTCGTGGATAGTGTCACCTCCCGTGGAG GCGATGCCCACGCCGTCGGTGTCCCTTCAACGGAAGAAATCGTTACCGGATGTGGCTCAGCCGATCCTGCTGACTGCGACGGCACCCTTGTCCAGGGAGGAAGTGAGCGTGTTGAGCAGCATGAGAAGGGAAGAAATTCGTAGACAGATCGACGAGAGCGAAAGGCTCAGGGCCAATCCTCTGCTCTACTTGGTCAGTCCTCAGGTTAAA GACTGGTTCTCGAGGCAGCAGCTAGTGATGCTGGTGCTCTTCATCAACATATCCTTAGCCCTGATGTTCTTcaaactgctgacgtag